A single Pseudomonas brassicacearum DNA region contains:
- the tolA gene encoding cell envelope integrity protein TolA has product MQQQREPSASESYFWPSVLAIGLHVLVFGMLFVSFAMTPELPPAKPIVQATLYQLKSKSQATTQTNQKLAGEAKKSAARQTEVEQMEQKKVEQEAIKAAEQKKEEAAQKAEEAKKADEAKKADEAKKVDEARKADEAKKAAEAKKAEEKQLADIAKKKAEEEAKKAAQEEAKKAAAEEAKKKIVEDAKKKAAEDAKKKAEAEQAKKKVAEDAKKKAAADAAKKKAQDAARKSAEDKKAQALADLLSDTPERQQALADEQGDEVAGSYDDLIRARAAEGWARPPSARKGMTVVLQIGMLPDGTVTSVNVAKSSGDGPFDASAVAAVKNIGRLTEMQGMKPSDFAPYRSFKMTFTPEDLAL; this is encoded by the coding sequence ATGCAGCAACAGCGAGAGCCGTCCGCCTCGGAAAGCTACTTCTGGCCCAGCGTCCTGGCAATCGGCCTGCATGTGCTGGTGTTCGGCATGCTGTTCGTCAGTTTTGCCATGACTCCAGAGCTGCCGCCGGCCAAGCCGATCGTGCAGGCGACGTTGTACCAGCTCAAGTCGAAAAGCCAGGCGACCACCCAGACCAACCAGAAACTCGCCGGTGAGGCGAAGAAATCTGCTGCGCGCCAGACCGAAGTCGAGCAGATGGAGCAGAAGAAGGTCGAGCAGGAAGCGATAAAGGCCGCGGAACAAAAGAAAGAGGAAGCGGCTCAAAAGGCCGAGGAAGCCAAGAAGGCCGATGAGGCGAAGAAAGCTGACGAGGCGAAAAAGGTTGACGAAGCCAGGAAAGCCGACGAAGCGAAGAAAGCCGCCGAGGCCAAAAAGGCAGAAGAGAAACAATTGGCTGATATAGCCAAGAAGAAAGCCGAAGAAGAAGCCAAGAAAGCCGCGCAAGAAGAAGCCAAGAAAGCGGCCGCTGAAGAAGCGAAGAAAAAGATCGTCGAGGACGCGAAGAAAAAAGCGGCCGAAGACGCCAAGAAGAAAGCTGAAGCTGAACAGGCGAAAAAGAAAGTCGCCGAAGACGCGAAGAAGAAAGCCGCCGCCGACGCCGCCAAGAAAAAGGCCCAGGACGCAGCGCGTAAATCCGCCGAAGACAAAAAGGCCCAGGCCTTGGCAGATCTGCTTTCCGACACGCCGGAGCGCCAGCAGGCCTTGGCCGATGAGCAGGGCGACGAAGTCGCCGGCAGCTACGATGATTTGATTCGCGCCCGAGCGGCAGAAGGCTGGGCTCGTCCACCTTCGGCGCGTAAAGGCATGACGGTAGTATTGCAAATCGGCATGTTGCCCGACGGTACGGTTACCTCGGTCAACGTCGCCAAGTCCAGTGGTGACGGCCCGTTCGACGCTTCGGCGGTCGCAGCGGTCAAGAACATTGGGCGATTGACGGAAATGCAAGGAATGAAACCGAGCGACTTTGCTCCCTATCGTTCATTCAAGATGACATTCACACCTGAGGATCTAGCCTTGTGA
- the tolR gene encoding protein TolR has product MARARKKRKPVAEMNVVPYIDVMLVLLVIFMVTAPMLNQGVKVDLPKVSSEALPQDNNTQVLTISIKADKTYYWNLGSEVDTEKQQDRAMTLPQMTDAVTKIIRVGNDAGKRTQVFIRGDKTVDYGAVMGAMGGLQKAGVGNVGLITEAP; this is encoded by the coding sequence ATCGCTCGAGCCCGAAAAAAGCGCAAGCCGGTTGCCGAGATGAACGTGGTGCCCTACATCGACGTGATGCTGGTACTGCTGGTCATTTTCATGGTGACCGCACCCATGCTCAATCAGGGCGTGAAGGTCGATCTGCCCAAGGTTTCCAGCGAAGCCTTGCCGCAAGACAACAACACCCAGGTACTGACCATTTCGATCAAGGCCGACAAGACCTACTACTGGAACCTTGGCAGCGAAGTCGACACCGAGAAGCAGCAGGACCGGGCCATGACCTTGCCGCAGATGACCGACGCGGTGACCAAGATCATTCGTGTCGGCAACGATGCCGGCAAGCGCACCCAGGTCTTCATTCGCGGCGACAAGACCGTCGACTACGGTGCCGTGATGGGCGCCATGGGCGGCCTGCAGAAAGCCGGGGTCGGTAATGTTGGCTTGATCACCGAGGCCCCCTGA
- the tolB gene encoding Tol-Pal system beta propeller repeat protein TolB, which translates to MRNLLRSMLVVICCLAGIAVAEEKNILVTSGSDRATPIAVVPFGWQGGSVLPDDMAEIIGNDLRNSGYYAPIPKQNMISLPTQASEVIYRDWKALGAQYLMVGSIVPAGGRLQVQYTLFNVATEQQVLTGSVSGSVDQLRDMAHYISDQSFEKLTGIKGAFSTRMLYVTAERFSQNNTRYTLQRSDYDGARAVTLLQSREPILSPRFAPDGKRIAYVSFEQKRPRIFVQHIDTGRREQITNFEGLNGAPAWSPDGSRLAFVLSKDGNPDIYVMNLASRSISRVTNGPGINTEPFWGKDGSTIYFTSDRGGKPQIYKTSAGGGGAERVTFVGNYNANPKLSADEKTLVMIHRQDGFTNFKVAAQDLQRGSVKILTDSTLDESPTVAPNGTMVIYATRQQGRGVLMLVSINGRVRLPLPTAQGEVREPSWSPYLN; encoded by the coding sequence GTGAGAAACCTTCTTCGATCAATGCTGGTCGTTATCTGCTGCCTGGCAGGGATAGCGGTAGCAGAGGAAAAGAACATCCTGGTCACCAGCGGCAGCGACCGGGCGACGCCGATCGCCGTCGTACCGTTCGGCTGGCAGGGCGGCAGCGTCCTGCCGGACGACATGGCGGAAATCATCGGCAACGACCTGCGCAACTCGGGTTACTACGCGCCGATTCCGAAACAGAACATGATCAGCCTGCCGACCCAGGCCAGCGAAGTCATCTACCGTGACTGGAAAGCCTTGGGCGCCCAGTACCTCATGGTCGGCAGCATCGTGCCGGCCGGCGGTCGCCTGCAGGTGCAGTACACCCTGTTCAACGTCGCCACCGAGCAGCAAGTGCTGACCGGCAGTGTGTCGGGCAGCGTCGATCAACTGCGTGACATGGCGCATTACATCTCCGACCAGTCGTTCGAAAAACTCACCGGCATCAAGGGCGCGTTCTCTACCCGCATGCTCTACGTGACGGCCGAACGCTTCTCCCAAAACAACACCCGCTACACCCTGCAACGCTCCGACTATGACGGCGCGCGTGCGGTGACCTTGCTGCAATCGCGCGAGCCGATCCTGTCGCCGCGCTTCGCTCCCGATGGCAAGCGCATTGCCTATGTCTCGTTCGAGCAGAAGCGTCCGCGCATTTTCGTGCAGCACATCGACACCGGTCGTCGTGAGCAGATCACCAACTTCGAAGGCCTGAACGGCGCGCCAGCCTGGTCGCCGGACGGTTCGCGCCTGGCGTTCGTGCTGTCCAAGGACGGTAACCCGGACATCTACGTGATGAACCTGGCTTCGCGTTCGATCTCCCGCGTCACCAACGGCCCGGGCATCAACACCGAACCGTTCTGGGGCAAGGATGGCTCGACCATCTACTTCACCTCCGACCGTGGCGGCAAGCCACAGATCTACAAGACCAGTGCCGGTGGTGGCGGTGCCGAACGCGTGACATTCGTCGGTAACTACAACGCCAACCCTAAGCTGTCGGCGGACGAAAAGACCCTGGTGATGATCCATCGCCAGGATGGTTTTACCAATTTCAAGGTGGCGGCCCAGGATTTGCAGCGCGGTAGCGTAAAAATCCTCACTGATAGCACTCTGGATGAGTCGCCCACTGTTGCGCCCAACGGCACCATGGTAATCTACGCCACCCGCCAGCAGGGCCGGGGAGTCTTGATGCTCGTGTCCATTAACGGACGCGTGAGGCTCCCGCTTCCTACCGCTCAAGGCGAAGTCAGAGAACCGTCCTGGTCCCCTTACCTGAACTGA
- the ruvB gene encoding Holliday junction branch migration DNA helicase RuvB, which yields MIEADRLIAATGAPRDREEIQDRAIRPVSLADYIGQPTVREQMELFIQAARGRSESLDHTLIFGPPGLGKTTLANIIAQEMGVSIKSTSGPVLERPGDLAALLTNLEPHDVLFIDEIHRLSPIVEEVLYPAMEDFQLDIMIGEGPAARSIKLDLPPFTLVGATTRAGMLTNPLRDRFGIVQRLEFYNNADLATIVSRSAGILGLPLDPDGAYEIARRARGTPRIANRLLRRVRDFAEVRAKGHITKPIADLALNLLDIDERGFDHQDRRLLLTMIEKFDGGPVGVDSLAAAISEERHTIEDVLEPYLIQQGYIMRTPRGRVVTRHAYLHFGLNIPTRMGEMPVVDEFLDAVDD from the coding sequence GTGATTGAAGCTGACCGCCTGATCGCCGCCACGGGCGCGCCCCGTGACCGCGAGGAAATCCAGGACCGCGCGATTCGTCCTGTCAGCCTGGCCGACTACATCGGTCAACCGACGGTGCGCGAGCAGATGGAGTTGTTCATCCAGGCCGCCCGTGGGCGCAGCGAGTCGCTGGACCACACCTTGATCTTCGGCCCGCCGGGCCTGGGCAAGACCACCCTGGCCAACATCATTGCCCAGGAAATGGGCGTCTCGATCAAGAGCACGTCGGGGCCGGTCCTCGAACGACCGGGTGACCTGGCGGCGCTGCTGACCAACCTTGAGCCCCATGACGTGCTCTTCATCGACGAAATCCATCGGCTGTCGCCGATCGTCGAGGAAGTGCTGTACCCGGCCATGGAAGATTTCCAGCTCGACATCATGATCGGTGAAGGGCCGGCCGCACGCTCCATCAAGCTCGACCTGCCGCCCTTCACCCTGGTGGGCGCCACCACCCGTGCCGGGATGCTGACCAACCCGCTGCGGGATCGTTTCGGTATCGTCCAGCGCCTGGAGTTCTACAACAACGCCGACCTGGCGACGATTGTCAGCCGTTCGGCGGGCATCCTCGGGTTGCCGCTGGACCCGGACGGTGCCTATGAGATCGCCCGTCGTGCCCGGGGTACGCCGCGGATCGCCAACCGACTGCTGCGCCGGGTCCGGGACTTTGCCGAAGTCCGGGCCAAGGGTCACATCACCAAGCCGATTGCCGACCTGGCGTTGAACCTGCTGGACATTGACGAGCGTGGTTTCGACCACCAGGACCGGCGCCTGCTGCTGACCATGATCGAGAAGTTCGACGGTGGCCCGGTGGGCGTGGACAGCCTCGCCGCGGCCATCAGCGAAGAGCGCCACACCATTGAAGATGTGCTGGAGCCATACCTGATCCAGCAGGGCTACATCATGCGTACCCCTCGCGGGCGCGTGGTGACCCGCCACGCTTATCTGCATTTTGGCTTAAACATCCCGACACGAATGGGTGAGATGCCGGTGGTAGACGAATTCCTCGATGCCGTGGACGATTAA
- a CDS encoding YebC/PmpR family DNA-binding transcriptional regulator, which produces MAGHSKWANIKHRKERQDAKRGKIFTKWIRELTVAARQGGGDPGSNPRLRLALDKALGANMSRDIIDRAIARGAGATEADNVEELTYEGYGPGGVAVMVECMTDNRNRTAAAVRHAFSKCGGNLGTDGSVAYLFERKGQISFAPGLDEDALTEAALEADADDVVSHEDGSFDVFTSFASFYAVRNALEAAGFKPADAEIVMQPTTSAELDLEGAEKVLKLIDMLEDLDDVQNVYSNADIPESVAEQLG; this is translated from the coding sequence ATGGCAGGTCATTCCAAGTGGGCGAACATCAAGCACCGCAAAGAACGTCAGGATGCCAAGAGAGGCAAGATCTTCACCAAGTGGATCCGTGAGCTGACGGTCGCGGCCCGCCAGGGTGGCGGCGACCCGGGTTCCAACCCGCGCTTGCGCCTGGCCCTGGACAAGGCGCTGGGTGCCAATATGAGCCGCGACATCATCGACCGGGCCATCGCCCGTGGCGCGGGTGCGACCGAAGCTGACAACGTTGAAGAACTGACCTACGAAGGTTATGGCCCGGGCGGCGTGGCGGTGATGGTCGAATGCATGACCGACAACCGCAACCGTACAGCCGCCGCCGTGCGTCACGCGTTCAGCAAATGCGGTGGCAACCTGGGCACCGACGGCTCGGTGGCCTATCTGTTCGAGCGCAAGGGGCAAATCAGCTTCGCGCCGGGCCTCGATGAAGATGCCCTGACGGAGGCGGCCCTGGAGGCCGATGCCGATGACGTGGTCAGCCATGAAGACGGTTCGTTCGATGTGTTCACATCGTTCGCCAGCTTCTATGCCGTGCGCAACGCCCTGGAGGCGGCCGGTTTCAAGCCCGCCGACGCGGAAATCGTCATGCAGCCGACCACCAGTGCCGAACTGGACTTGGAAGGCGCCGAGAAGGTGCTCAAGCTGATCGACATGCTGGAAGACCTGGACGATGTGCAGAACGTCTACTCTAACGCTGACATTCCGGAGTCGGTGGCTGAACAGCTCGGCTGA
- the pal gene encoding peptidoglycan-associated lipoprotein Pal, translated as MEMLKFGKFAALALAMAVAVGCSSKGGDNAGEGAVDPNAGYGANTGAVDGSLSEEAALRAITTFYFEYDSSDLKPEAMRALDVHAKDLKANGARVVLEGNTDERGTREYNMALGERRAKAVQRYLVLQGVSPAQLELVSYGEERPVATGNDEQSWAQNRRVELRK; from the coding sequence ATGGAAATGCTGAAGTTTGGTAAATTTGCTGCGCTGGCTCTGGCCATGGCTGTAGCTGTAGGTTGCTCGTCCAAAGGCGGCGACAATGCCGGTGAAGGTGCTGTTGATCCAAACGCTGGTTACGGCGCTAACACTGGTGCAGTTGATGGCTCCCTGAGCGAAGAAGCTGCTCTGCGCGCAATCACCACCTTCTACTTCGAATACGACAGCTCGGACCTGAAGCCAGAAGCCATGCGCGCTCTGGACGTTCACGCCAAGGACCTGAAAGCCAACGGCGCTCGCGTCGTTCTGGAAGGCAACACCGACGAACGTGGTACTCGTGAGTACAACATGGCTCTGGGCGAGCGTCGTGCGAAAGCCGTTCAACGCTACCTGGTACTGCAAGGTGTTTCCCCAGCTCAGCTGGAACTGGTTTCCTACGGCGAAGAGCGTCCAGTTGCTACCGGCAACGACGAGCAGTCCTGGGCTCAAAACCGTCGCGTCGAACTGCGTAAGTAA
- the ybgF gene encoding tol-pal system protein YbgF: MRTCRRAVTVLALSLAPLAAWAAVPVVDNDTGYNNSGSSYPPAGYGTNGAYAGGGVSAPVSAQGVLFNQLQQMQDQLSRQQGAIEVLQNEVSRMKQENLERYQDLDRRIGTGVAPAATPENSPAGGDLNAPGAAAGAGAAAPAAPAAGGEPADPAKEKLYYDAAFDLIKAKDFDKASQAFAAFLRKYPNSQYAGNAQYWLGEVNLAKGDLQGAGQAFAKVSQLYPKHAKVPDSLYKLADVERRLGHTDKVKGILQQVVAQYPGTSAAQLAQRDLQRM, from the coding sequence ATGCGAACGTGCCGTCGTGCTGTAACTGTCCTGGCTCTCAGTCTCGCGCCGCTTGCGGCGTGGGCTGCGGTTCCTGTGGTCGATAACGATACCGGCTATAACAATAGCGGGAGCAGTTATCCGCCTGCAGGTTACGGTACGAACGGCGCCTATGCCGGGGGAGGGGTTTCGGCCCCTGTCTCGGCACAGGGCGTGCTGTTCAACCAGCTCCAGCAAATGCAGGATCAACTGTCACGCCAACAAGGCGCGATCGAAGTTCTGCAAAATGAAGTGTCGCGCATGAAGCAGGAAAACCTGGAGCGATACCAGGATCTTGATCGGCGCATAGGAACCGGCGTTGCACCTGCCGCGACTCCTGAGAATTCTCCTGCCGGTGGCGACTTGAACGCCCCCGGTGCAGCCGCAGGCGCGGGAGCAGCCGCTCCCGCAGCACCTGCCGCCGGTGGCGAGCCGGCTGATCCGGCGAAGGAAAAGCTCTACTACGATGCTGCCTTCGACCTGATCAAGGCCAAGGATTTCGACAAGGCCAGCCAGGCTTTTGCCGCTTTCCTGCGCAAATACCCAAACAGCCAGTACGCGGGCAATGCCCAGTACTGGCTGGGTGAAGTGAACCTGGCCAAGGGCGACCTGCAAGGTGCCGGCCAGGCGTTTGCCAAGGTTTCGCAACTGTATCCCAAGCACGCCAAGGTGCCGGATTCGCTGTACAAGCTGGCTGACGTAGAGCGTCGCCTTGGTCACACCGACAAGGTAAAAGGCATTCTGCAGCAGGTGGTGGCCCAATATCCGGGTACATCCGCCGCCCAGTTGGCCCAGCGTGATCTGCAACGCATGTAA
- the ybgC gene encoding tol-pal system-associated acyl-CoA thioesterase — protein sequence MRAQNGLESFAHRCRVYYEDTDAGGIVYYVNYLKFMERARTERLRELGFAQSALAGEDLLFVVHSSEARYHAPARLDDELVVSADVIELNRVSLRFKQQVRRATDNVLLCEGQFLVACVRTHSLKPRAIPEALRAAFAGVSGAGTHSEQEIKRGS from the coding sequence ATGCGCGCGCAAAACGGGCTGGAGTCGTTCGCACATCGCTGTCGCGTTTATTACGAGGACACCGATGCTGGCGGCATCGTCTACTACGTCAATTACCTCAAGTTTATGGAACGGGCTCGAACCGAACGGCTGCGGGAACTGGGTTTCGCCCAATCCGCGCTGGCAGGGGAGGACCTGTTATTCGTCGTGCATTCCAGCGAAGCGCGCTACCACGCGCCGGCGCGACTGGACGACGAGTTGGTGGTAAGTGCCGATGTCATCGAATTGAACCGTGTCAGCCTGCGCTTCAAGCAGCAGGTCAGGCGGGCTACGGATAACGTGCTGCTCTGTGAAGGGCAGTTTTTGGTGGCCTGTGTGCGCACCCATAGTTTGAAACCCCGGGCCATTCCCGAAGCTCTACGCGCGGCCTTTGCCGGCGTGAGCGGCGCCGGTACACACTCAGAGCAGGAGATAAAGCGTGGAAGCTAA
- the queE gene encoding 7-carboxy-7-deazaguanine synthase QueE, whose translation MQDTLRITEVFYSLQGETRTAGLPTVFVRLTGCPLRCQYCDSAYAFSGGTLRTLDDILEQVASYRPRYVCVTGGEPLAQPNAIPLLKQLCDAGYEVSLETSGALDISAVDPRVSRVVDLKTPGSKEAHRNRYENIELLTPNDQVKFVICSREDYDWAVSKLIQYGLDQRAGEVLLSPSHHDLSARDLADWVVADNLPVRLQLQLHKYLWNDEPGR comes from the coding sequence ATGCAAGACACATTGAGAATCACCGAAGTTTTTTACTCGTTGCAGGGTGAAACACGGACGGCTGGGCTGCCCACAGTATTTGTGCGCCTCACCGGTTGCCCGTTGCGTTGCCAATACTGCGACAGTGCCTACGCATTCAGCGGCGGCACCCTGCGAACCCTCGACGATATCCTGGAGCAAGTGGCCAGTTATCGTCCGCGTTATGTCTGCGTCACGGGCGGTGAGCCATTGGCGCAACCTAACGCCATCCCTTTGCTCAAGCAGTTGTGTGATGCCGGTTACGAGGTTTCGCTGGAAACCAGCGGCGCCCTGGATATCTCGGCCGTCGACCCGCGCGTCAGTCGCGTCGTGGACCTGAAGACTCCAGGCTCCAAGGAAGCGCACCGCAACCGTTACGAGAATATCGAGCTGCTGACCCCCAACGACCAGGTCAAGTTCGTGATCTGTTCGCGGGAAGATTACGATTGGGCCGTGTCCAAGCTGATTCAGTACGGGCTCGACCAGCGGGCTGGCGAAGTGTTGTTGTCACCAAGCCATCACGATTTGAGCGCCCGGGACCTGGCGGACTGGGTGGTGGCGGATAACCTGCCGGTGCGCCTGCAACTGCAGTTGCATAAATATCTTTGGAACGACGAGCCGGGGCGCTGA
- the queC gene encoding 7-cyano-7-deazaguanine synthase QueC produces the protein MAEKRAVILLSGGLDSATVVAMARAEGYRCYTMSFDYGQRHRAELHAAERVARDLGVVEHKVIGLNLNGIGGSALTDSSIDVPEAPSEGIPVTYVPARNTVFLSLALGWAEVLGARDIFIGVNAVDYSGYPDCRPEFVEAFERMANLATKAGVEGQGFRIQAPLQNLSKADIVKAGVKLGVDYGLTVSCYQADDQGRACGKCDSCRLRAEGFATAGVSDPTRYF, from the coding sequence ATTGCCGAAAAACGTGCGGTCATCCTGTTGTCCGGTGGCCTGGATTCGGCCACCGTCGTGGCCATGGCCCGTGCCGAGGGTTACCGCTGCTACACCATGAGTTTCGATTATGGCCAGCGCCACCGCGCAGAGTTGCACGCCGCCGAGCGAGTTGCCCGGGACCTGGGCGTGGTGGAACACAAAGTGATCGGCCTGAACCTCAACGGCATCGGCGGCTCGGCCTTGACCGACAGTTCCATCGACGTGCCCGAGGCGCCGAGCGAAGGCATTCCGGTGACGTATGTGCCGGCGCGTAACACCGTATTCCTGTCCTTGGCATTGGGCTGGGCCGAAGTACTGGGCGCCCGTGACATTTTCATTGGCGTCAATGCCGTGGATTATTCCGGCTACCCGGATTGCCGCCCGGAGTTCGTCGAAGCCTTCGAGCGCATGGCCAACCTGGCGACCAAGGCCGGCGTAGAAGGGCAGGGGTTCCGCATCCAGGCGCCGTTGCAGAATCTCAGCAAGGCCGACATCGTCAAGGCCGGTGTGAAGCTTGGCGTGGACTACGGCCTCACCGTTTCCTGCTATCAGGCCGACGATCAGGGCCGTGCTTGTGGCAAGTGCGACAGCTGCCGCCTGCGCGCAGAAGGCTTTGCGACGGCGGGTGTGAGCGATCCAACCCGTTATTTTTGA
- the ruvA gene encoding Holliday junction branch migration protein RuvA, translated as MIGRLRGTLAEKQPPHLILDVNGLGYELEVPMTTLYRLPSVGEPLTLHTHLVVREDAQLLYGFVGKRERDFFRELIRLNGVGPKLALALMSSLEVDELVRCVQSQDTSALTKVPGVGKKTAERLLVELKDRFKAWEAVPAMFALVPNQPDAPAPAVSAENDAVTALISLGYKPQEASKAISAIKEKGLSTEDMIRRALKGMI; from the coding sequence GTGATTGGACGCTTGCGCGGCACCCTGGCTGAAAAACAGCCGCCGCACCTGATTCTGGATGTAAACGGCCTGGGCTATGAGCTGGAAGTGCCCATGACCACGCTGTATCGCTTGCCGTCGGTCGGCGAGCCGCTGACCCTTCACACCCATTTGGTCGTGCGCGAGGATGCGCAGTTACTCTATGGCTTCGTCGGTAAGCGCGAGCGGGACTTCTTCCGCGAGCTGATCCGTCTCAATGGCGTCGGCCCGAAACTGGCCCTGGCCTTGATGTCTAGCCTGGAGGTCGACGAACTGGTGCGTTGCGTGCAGTCCCAGGACACCTCGGCCCTGACCAAGGTGCCAGGTGTGGGCAAGAAAACCGCCGAGCGCCTGCTGGTCGAACTCAAGGATCGCTTCAAGGCCTGGGAAGCGGTGCCGGCGATGTTCGCCCTGGTGCCGAACCAGCCGGATGCGCCTGCGCCTGCGGTCAGCGCCGAAAACGATGCAGTCACCGCCCTGATCTCCCTGGGCTACAAGCCGCAGGAAGCCAGCAAGGCGATTTCTGCGATCAAGGAAAAAGGCTTGAGTACCGAAGATATGATTCGTCGCGCCCTGAAGGGAATGATTTAA
- the tolQ gene encoding protein TolQ encodes MEANVVDHTSMWSLVSNASVVVQLVMLILVAASVTSWIMIFQRSNMLRAGRRALESFEERFWSGIDLSKLYRQAGSNPDPDSGVEQIFRAGFKEFSRLRQQPGVDPEAVMEGVARAMRVAISREEEKLEQGLSFLATVGSVSPYIGLFGTVWGIMNSFRGLASAQQATLATVAPGIAEALVATAIGLFAAIPAVIAYNRFAARSEMLTGRYYTFADEFQAILHRKVHTSEE; translated from the coding sequence GTGGAAGCTAACGTCGTCGACCATACCTCCATGTGGAGCCTGGTCAGCAATGCCAGCGTCGTGGTGCAACTGGTAATGCTGATCCTGGTAGCCGCATCGGTGACCTCATGGATCATGATTTTTCAGCGCAGCAACATGCTGCGCGCCGGTCGTCGAGCCCTGGAGAGCTTCGAAGAGCGCTTCTGGTCCGGCATCGACCTGTCCAAACTCTACCGCCAGGCTGGCAGTAATCCGGACCCGGATTCGGGCGTGGAGCAGATCTTCCGTGCCGGCTTCAAGGAGTTTTCCCGCCTGCGCCAGCAGCCGGGCGTTGACCCGGAAGCGGTGATGGAAGGTGTGGCCCGTGCCATGCGCGTCGCCATCTCCCGCGAGGAAGAAAAACTCGAACAGGGCCTGTCGTTCCTGGCCACCGTCGGTTCGGTCAGCCCGTACATTGGTCTGTTTGGTACAGTGTGGGGGATCATGAACTCCTTCCGTGGCCTGGCTTCTGCCCAGCAAGCGACCCTGGCCACCGTGGCCCCGGGCATCGCCGAGGCACTGGTCGCCACCGCCATCGGCCTGTTCGCGGCCATTCCGGCCGTTATCGCCTACAACCGCTTCGCCGCCCGCAGCGAAATGCTGACCGGCCGTTACTACACCTTCGCCGATGAATTCCAGGCGATCCTGCACCGTAAAGTGCACACCAGCGAAGAATAA
- the ruvC gene encoding crossover junction endodeoxyribonuclease RuvC gives MTLILGIDPGSRITGYGVVRDTGRGCVYVASGCIRTGAGELHERLQIVYRGVREVIQTYGPVTMGIEKVFMARNADSALKLGQARGAAIVAGAEENLEIAEYSATQVKQAVVGTGAANKEQVQMMVMHLLKLVSKPQIDASDALAIAICHAHTRSSLLPHGLGTARSRGGRLRL, from the coding sequence ATGACTTTAATCCTTGGTATCGACCCTGGTTCGCGCATCACCGGCTACGGTGTGGTTCGCGATACCGGGCGCGGCTGCGTGTACGTCGCATCTGGTTGTATCCGCACCGGGGCGGGTGAGCTGCATGAACGCTTGCAGATCGTTTATCGCGGCGTGCGCGAGGTCATCCAGACCTATGGGCCGGTCACCATGGGCATCGAAAAGGTCTTCATGGCGCGCAACGCCGACTCGGCCTTGAAGCTGGGGCAGGCCCGGGGCGCAGCCATTGTGGCTGGCGCCGAGGAAAACCTGGAGATCGCCGAGTACAGCGCGACCCAGGTCAAGCAGGCGGTCGTCGGAACCGGGGCGGCGAACAAGGAGCAGGTGCAAATGATGGTAATGCACCTGTTGAAACTGGTCAGCAAGCCGCAGATCGATGCTTCCGATGCCCTGGCCATCGCCATTTGCCATGCCCATACCCGTTCCAGCCTGTTGCCTCACGGCCTGGGAACCGCACGCAGTCGTGGCGGGCGCCTGCGTCTCTGA